Genomic window (Daucus carota subsp. sativus chromosome 5, DH1 v3.0, whole genome shotgun sequence):
TTCTATtcaatctttttttaaataataaaatttaaatactcagcAAGTATAAAATGTAGAATTGGAGATCGGAGTTGTCACGGCATCAATGTAGTTTGAGagccatatattatattattatttaactcTGAGATCTCAAATTGCAAACATCAATTCTATATTCTGGTTGTTACCTTCTAGCAAACTTTGCATGAAAATGCCGATTCGACGGCAAACGAGACgactcaatttttattttttatttttttgacagaagACGACTCAATTTTTGAATACTCTAAAAGCAAACTTTGCACGAAAATGCCGATTCGACAGCAAATCAGAAAACTCAAGTACACTCTAGAAATAAGGAGGCTGGGATGAAGCAAGAGTTGAGTGGGAGTACATATACTCAAATAGGGTGCTTCTGTGAAAATATTATCCATCTTGACATGCAATTTCTTTGTTTGAGGTAACTAAAAAAGCAACTTATACAAGTTCAAACAAATCACCAGTCCATTGTTTATAAAGCATAATAGCCCTAGCTGATCATCTGATATAAGTAGTAATTATGCGTCTTAATTCTTATGAAAAAAATCCAAACTCCCATAGACCCTTGCAAATTGCAATCATCAAAACACCTGCACcataactcaacacaactaaTTTTTGAAAAGATCATACCCTTGTAACATGATAAACGCTGGTCATTCAAATGACAAGAACCATTCTTCCAACGAGAGCTGCTTGTTTCAATAACTAGAATAGTTCCCGCTCTCAATCATCTAAACCTCAGAGATGACAATAAGCTAGCTAGAAATAATCACTTCCACAAACATAATATTTACTGTCTATAACATACATCGCCATCAGATTTGCATAGCACATAGTCAAATAATATAAGTCACTCATATCCCTGGTTTTTATTCCAACAATAGCAGCATTTGCTCAAAATCGGAAATGCCATTCTCATTGTTACTATGAGATCTGCATGTTTAAGACTACATATAGATAGCAATAAGAACAATGTATCAATAAATATAGAACACTCATAGCAAAGTCAATTTTATAGGTCTTGGTGAAAATCATGTAGTGTTCCTCGTCATGTCACCATGATTATTGTGTGTTTTCTTTTATCACCTCCATACTAATGTTACTAAAACAGCAAAATCATGTGCCCTCTTGGAGCAACACACTCGCTAACAATTACAATGTTTGTAAAAATTTGCAAAACCAGAGGCACGTAAAATTGTGGTGACAGCACTCACACTCTAAGACCTCAAACTTCTTTAACTCTGATTAGCAAACTTGATACCCTTCTCAATTGAACTTTTCAATTCAGGTAAGAGAGCTTCCAATCCTTGCTTTTCATAGTCTGAAAGTGCACCCAATCCAAGGACTTCCTCCACACCGTTCTTTCCAAGTCTCACCTGCAGAGCAAGAAAAAtgacaataaataaatagagaaacAACTCTCAAGACAAAGGATCTTAAAAGTGAGTAGACTATTAGTCATACTATGCAAGAAAAGTGTGATGCCATTTGGGactaaaattgaaatattcagTCTATCAGATTAGGCATAAACGGTTCACCATAAATTATTTCCATTTGTTACAGTGACACAGTATGCAATAGTAGTCTAGAGACAATGTTCATTCCATCACAGTTTTACAacataatattatgaaataaaaCAAGAGGATGGTACCTTGGATGCGAAAAATGGAAGTTCAGTAATGCTAGACTGTACGAATGAGCATTCAACAACATCTGGAACTCCATTAAGTCCTTTCAAACAAGCATCCGCAAATAAAGCTCCTGCATACCTGTATACAAGTAAACCGATTTCAGAATGCTGGACAATATAGTAATAgaaaccaaaagaaaagaaacaagtAACCCAactataacaatattttaaataaatggaAAATGGCAGAGTAAATAGCTCTGAATTTCACAAGTACTTGCAAAACATACACAGCAACTTATGAACAGCCTAATCACATAAAATTCTTTTATTCATATACCTTGCTTTGCCACCAAACTGCAACACATAATACAAACAAACTTTGAACTGCAACGCATAGCACACAATATAGTATTAAAGGTTACACATGAATTTTTGAAAGTCATGTCACAAACTCCATTGAAAGATCTATTTACACCCTGTGAGGCTGTGGCTAATCTTTAGGCACAAGTCTAAAGTTGCATACtggtaaaatatataaaatcatatcTGAAAGAAGCCAAATACTTGTTAACTTTACTTACGCCATGGAGAGTGTAGCTGAACCCTTTCCAGCCTTGGCTTCCACAACTTCCGTCCCACCATCTTGTGTACGCTTTGTAAGAGCTGTGAGTACATCATGAGGCAAGTTTGCTGTTGGTGTAGCCTGTTGGACATAACatataaacataattaataACAAGGCAACAATTAGACCAGAAGTATAAACACTTaatccaacaaaaaaatcaaaagaagaCAAATTTTTTACCTGTGAAAACAATGGGAGAATAGTTATGCCCGCATGACCACCAACAACTGGCACATTTACCTCTGAAACAAAGAAGTGCAAgtaaacaaaattaactttGACAAGAGCAATTAAACAGAAGCTTAGCAATCATCGattatttatcaaactatatacCTGCAACATTAGCATTGGCTTTTCCAGCATAGAAAGTCTTCGCCCTAACTACATCAAGTGTAGTCACTCCGAACAGTCTCTTCTCATCATAAGTCCCTGCTTTCTTGAAAACTTCAGAAGCAATTGGGACAGTAGAATTGACCGGGTTACTGATCATATTGACAAGAGcctaaaattcaaaaagataCAATCAAATTTAACATGATGGCCGCAACACACGAAAAGTGATTCAAACTAAAAGAGGCAGCTTTGAAACACGTACATGGGGACAATACTTAGCGATTGCTGTGCACAAGCCCTTGACAATACCAGCATTGATGTTGAAGAGATCATCACGAGTCATACCAGGCTTTCTTGGAACACCGGCCGGGATGATAACAACATCGCATCCCTCTAGTGCCTTACCTAGCTGGTCCTCACCCACGTATCCAGTAACCTACAGAACACAATTCATAAGCATATAACCAACCTATAGATTTAGAGAATTGAATTACATTATTAACACTAAAATGGAAAGGCAATCCTTCATCTGCATCAAGAGTTCGATTTGACTTTATAAAAAAGAGTGAACTTCTTTCATGATGAATCAAGATTTTAGGGAAATTAAGCTAATTGAATCTAAAGATATCATCAGTATTAATTATAAGAATTAACTGAGTAGCTATTATCACATACAGAATAACTCTTagcaattaattaaatatatatgtaacacaAAAATGCAGGAAAAACCCTAGTTTTTGACGTgtgagggagggggagagagagagggaggggagagatatgggagagggagggagagagggaggggagggggagagatatatagagagagagagagggggagagagaacCTCAGATCTAGTGTTGATGTGGCTGACGTCAGCGGCGACACCAGGAGTCCCAGCGATATCATAAAGAGAGAGCTGAGAAACAAGAGGATTGAGTTTCATAAGAAGAGAGAGAGGCTGTCCGATCCCGCCGGCGGCGCCCAAGACGGCGACCTTACGGTGCGGCGCAGATCCCGATGAGAAGCTACGGCCATTCACTCGCCTCAGAGAAGCCTTGATGGTAGATCTCAACATTTTGTATAATCAAGCGAGTGTGTATGTGTAGAGAGAGAGTGAAAAtgggagagagagaaagagaaatgGGGACGGCGGATATTTATACAAGGGAGAGAGACGGAGGACACAGTGAAGAAATAAATTAGGGGTGTTGGGTTGGGTGAGCTTCCCGAGGCGCTCGTTTCCTTGTCAACGTAATTTTGCCCTactgtacaatttttatttatctttttacttAGTAGTTAGTACTAACCTTtatgaattaaatttataataatcgatatttttaaaattctctgatttatttaaaagaaattattaaaaaatttaataatttactgATTAGATTTCGACTTGATTAAAAATctctgatttataaaaatatctcaaataaatattcaaaatccTAAATGGTAAGCTCActgaataattttgattttttaattccGCGATTATAAAGGTAATATATGATGTATTTATTACATGtagtttattactccctctgtttcaaattacatgtccactttaaaaaaatcacatagtttaaaaaaagtggattgtgagaaaaaagaggtgtattaagttattaattgaacataatatgtggtgtatggttgatcttgaaaatataaattagtaatatatgaaggagagttgattttggagaTATAAATTGATATTGAAAGTTGAGGtggacaaatattttgaaacaaatttttttttctaaagtggacatgtattttggaacggagggagtaattttttttttttcaaacttgtagtttattaATTGTTGATGACAGATTCAGGAAAATATCGTACTATAAATGTTGGAAAAGAATAATATCTGGAAAAGATTGCGAATAATGTGTGGTTTTTCATTTTCGGTGATTTTCATTAGTATGATAATTTGACATTCAACCCACTTTCAAATGACTTAAAATATACAACTTCAAATTTTGAGCGTAGTTAAAGTTTTTTAAAAGTTTCAAAAACCAGCTTAGACAAAgtgcttaattttttttttttgactttgaGTTGTATATTGTCCCACATAAAGCTTCAACAAACATGCGTTTCTACTTTTCTTTTAGGCCATACATATTTATCAACGGTGCTCTGCTTATGCCTCAGAATTGGCCACAcaatactttttttttctttctcaaGTGCCAGCTCCACATATAACACTTTTTAAATGAGGAGCAGATTGCTCTACTTTTCCATGAAGATAAACATCGTAAACGCATATCTCGCACGAGTAAaacttttttcataaattagCAAAATTATTGAACCATCACCGATTAAACACAAATAGTATTCCCCTTTTAATCTTCTTCTGCTTGGCCCATTGCTCACGGCTCACCAACTATTTTTACAACTCAGCCCAAAATATAacatgatatttatagaatcaGATGCTctgaatgaaattattattgaaACAATAccaatgttgtgtttggttggagagaaTGGAATGTATAAAATTACTTagaactaatagagataggagggAAGTTTTGGAATAAATGTAAGTGgagcaaaattgctatgatgagatttgagaagaaattgggggTAAGAgaaaatggagcattccatctcaaattgaatgtatgatctctagcacataatgtaaggaatggaatggaggaaggaatgaaatttgttaacaattatccataatatagttcatttttcattccattccttccggaatcattcaccccaaccaaacacaacacaaGTTTTTAGAAGCGGTTTTTCCACATTGTGAGATACTTGACAAGTGTTGCAACCAACTGGAATGGATTCTAAACAACTGTATGCACCCTTACCCTTGTATTACCTACCTAAAAGGCTAAAACACAGAGGCACCAACATCTCTAGTTGATATTACAGTATATGCCAAAAAGATTCCAGCATCCTCAAGAATAGAAGCTAATTGTACTTAAACAAGGAATTAAGTTTTCAAGATGGGACTAACTTTAACATGAAACAACTAGCAAGACTCCTGATTTCATAACTATTTTGACTTATAGACGGAACACATCAGTTCTTCCAAATGGCCTACATAACTACATCTACATTGGTAACTTTTAAAGGAACTAAGTGAAGCACAAAAGAGAACAGCATCAAAATACCAAATCAATCGAACCTGAACTAGCTTCTACTGTGAACAATACAAAGTGGAAAGACCACGCAGcctttcaatatatttttcctTTTTGCTAAAGAAAAGAACCAAACTCAAAATTGCATCCTCAACGAACATAAAGAGAAAGTAACAATACAACATAGAACCACTTCAAATTAAGCAACATATAACACATTACCACTACCAACACCATCAACCAAACATTATAGCAACATACATCTTTTGACAGTAAAATTAACAGGTGCATTACAAACATTACGTGCCAAACATATTAGCCAAAAGAAACTTCATTGTTattagtttaacattatcttaTGATAACTCTAGAAAGAAGAAGCTCTACCTAATAAAATGCTTCCTTAGGGAAGAAACTTTACAGCATGCTTATTGATAATTTCTTCCAGGCATATCCCTTTCAAGCATATCTTGGTTCTGGTATGAATTTCCAGCAGCAGGCATGTTTCCTGGGTAGTTCTGGTACTGGCTGTTTGGTCCTGGGCCAGACTGCTG
Coding sequences:
- the LOC108223687 gene encoding malate dehydrogenase 1, mitochondrial, with product MLRSTIKASLRRVNGRSFSSGSAPHRKVAVLGAAGGIGQPLSLLMKLNPLVSQLSLYDIAGTPGVAADVSHINTRSEVTGYVGEDQLGKALEGCDVVIIPAGVPRKPGMTRDDLFNINAGIVKGLCTAIAKYCPHALVNMISNPVNSTVPIASEVFKKAGTYDEKRLFGVTTLDVVRAKTFYAGKANANVAEVNVPVVGGHAGITILPLFSQATPTANLPHDVLTALTKRTQDGGTEVVEAKAGKGSATLSMAYAGALFADACLKGLNGVPDVVECSFVQSSITELPFFASKVRLGKNGVEEVLGLGALSDYEKQGLEALLPELKSSIEKGIKFANQS